In a genomic window of Amorphus orientalis:
- the lysA gene encoding diaminopimelate decarboxylase — MHHFDYRNGVLHAEDVPLPEIAAAVGTPFYVYSTATLTRHLTVFTEAMAGLPALVCYAMKANSNQAVIATLARHGAGMDVVSEGELRRALKAGVPAERIVFSGVGKTDHEMAAALDAGILCFNVESEPELDRLSAVAVEMGRVAPVSVRINPDVDPKTHKKIATGHRETKFGIPFNAAREVYARAARLPGIRVIGVDMHIGSQITDLEPFDQAFQVIGGLVEDLRADGHTIEHVDLGGGLGVPYDETEADPPRPEAYAEVIRRHGNRFGCSILLEPGRMIAGNAGILVTQVIFRKTGEDKDFLIVDAAMNDLVRPTLYDAYHRIVAVDERVAARSAVRTDVVGPVCETGDYLALDRMLPAAERGDFLAVMTAGAYGAVQAGTYNTRRLVPEVLVNGDKFHVIRRRPSYEELIGLDSLPPWLD, encoded by the coding sequence GTGCATCATTTCGACTATCGCAATGGCGTTCTGCATGCCGAGGACGTGCCGCTTCCCGAGATCGCGGCGGCAGTGGGCACCCCGTTCTACGTCTATTCGACGGCGACGTTGACCCGCCACCTGACGGTCTTCACCGAGGCGATGGCGGGCCTGCCGGCGCTGGTGTGCTACGCCATGAAGGCGAACTCGAACCAGGCGGTGATCGCCACGCTCGCCCGGCATGGCGCGGGCATGGACGTGGTCTCGGAGGGCGAACTGCGCCGCGCGCTCAAGGCCGGCGTGCCTGCCGAGCGCATCGTCTTTTCGGGCGTCGGCAAGACCGACCACGAAATGGCGGCGGCGCTGGACGCCGGCATCCTCTGCTTCAACGTGGAATCCGAACCCGAACTCGACCGGCTGTCCGCGGTGGCCGTCGAGATGGGGCGGGTCGCGCCGGTCTCCGTGCGCATCAACCCGGACGTCGACCCCAAGACCCACAAGAAGATCGCCACGGGACACCGCGAAACGAAGTTCGGCATTCCCTTCAACGCGGCGCGCGAAGTCTATGCCCGTGCCGCTCGGCTGCCCGGGATCCGCGTGATCGGCGTCGACATGCACATCGGCTCGCAGATCACCGATCTGGAGCCGTTCGACCAGGCCTTTCAGGTGATCGGCGGCCTGGTGGAGGACCTGCGCGCCGACGGCCACACGATCGAGCACGTCGATCTCGGCGGCGGGCTCGGCGTCCCCTATGACGAGACCGAGGCCGATCCGCCGCGGCCGGAGGCCTACGCCGAGGTGATCCGCCGCCACGGCAACCGGTTCGGCTGCTCGATCCTGCTGGAGCCGGGCCGGATGATCGCCGGAAACGCGGGGATCCTGGTCACCCAGGTCATCTTCCGGAAGACCGGAGAGGACAAGGATTTCCTGATCGTCGACGCGGCCATGAACGATCTCGTCCGTCCCACGCTCTACGATGCCTATCACCGCATCGTCGCGGTGGACGAGCGGGTCGCCGCGCGCTCGGCGGTGCGCACCGACGTGGTCGGACCGGTCTGCGAAACCGGCGACTATCTGGCGCTCGACCGGATGCTGCCGGCCGCCGAGCGGGGCGATTTCCTGGCGGTGATGACCGCCGGCGCCTACGGTGCGGTCCAGGCGGGCACCTACAACACCCGCCGGCTGGTGCCGGAGGTGCTGGTGAACGGCGACAAGTTCCACGTCATCCGCCGGCGGCCATCTTACGAAGAGTTGATCGGGCTCGACAGCCTGCCGCCCTGGCTCGACTGA
- a CDS encoding potassium channel family protein — protein sequence MAQQSADDAAGEAGPENAESAPASGPLDRLRENLRELYYGNTPRARRVRMALLVLDVVLIIYFLATATFELSPVWHAVDYVIGAALVLDYLARMLIANRPWRFMLSFTAIMDLIVIVSLFASAFIDNLGFLRVVRMLRLLRSYHVVNDMRRYSKWFIRNEEVIQSALNLTVFVFLVTAVVFVLEDGRNPQINNYFDALYFTVATLTTTGFGDITLTDTAGRVLAVLIMVFGVGLFLRLVQTIFRPAKVSYPCPECGLSRHDPDAVHCKHCGETLNIPTEGDW from the coding sequence ATGGCACAGCAATCTGCCGATGACGCGGCTGGCGAGGCGGGCCCCGAAAACGCGGAAAGCGCGCCCGCTTCGGGACCTCTCGATCGTCTGCGCGAAAATCTGCGCGAACTCTACTACGGCAATACACCCAGGGCGCGCCGCGTCCGGATGGCGCTGCTGGTGCTCGACGTCGTACTGATCATCTACTTCCTGGCGACGGCGACCTTCGAGCTGAGCCCGGTCTGGCACGCCGTCGACTACGTGATCGGCGCTGCCCTCGTCCTCGACTATCTGGCCCGCATGCTCATCGCCAACCGGCCATGGCGGTTCATGCTGAGCTTCACGGCGATCATGGATCTGATCGTGATCGTCAGCCTGTTCGCGAGCGCCTTCATCGACAATCTCGGCTTCCTGCGCGTGGTGCGCATGCTGAGGCTCTTGCGGTCCTATCATGTCGTCAACGACATGCGGCGCTATTCGAAATGGTTCATCCGCAACGAGGAGGTGATCCAGTCGGCCCTCAACCTGACGGTCTTCGTCTTCCTCGTCACGGCTGTGGTCTTCGTGCTGGAAGACGGCCGCAATCCGCAGATCAACAACTATTTCGATGCGCTCTATTTCACCGTCGCCACGCTCACCACCACAGGCTTCGGCGACATCACCCTGACCGACACCGCCGGCCGCGTACTGGCGGTGCTGATCATGGTGTTCGGGGTCGGACTGTTCCTGCGTCTCGTCCAGACGATCTTCCGCCCCGCCAAGGTCAGCTATCCGTGCCCGGAGTGCGGGCTGAGCCGACACGACCCGGACGCGGTCCACTGCAAGCATTGCGGCGAGACGCTGAACATTCCCACCGAGGGTGACTGGTGA
- the tlpA gene encoding thiol:disulfide interchange protein TlpA has product MSDFPQSPARRRRFLTIGLATVAGIALGVGAVYVSGGFSGNARAGECELAAENAAGLSEVATGTLAGFTPTDKATDLSSLSFRNGAGEPVTLADFSGKTVLLNLWATWCAPCRAEMPSLDNLEDQRGSDDFQVVAVSVDTKTDGRAEKFYEETGIDDLVFFIEPTLTLFNTLKENGLAYGMPTTLLIDGNGCHVGSLNGPAEWDAPEALALVDAALAERDGTSAE; this is encoded by the coding sequence ATGTCGGATTTCCCCCAGTCCCCTGCGCGCCGTCGCCGATTCCTGACCATCGGCCTGGCTACCGTCGCCGGCATCGCGCTCGGGGTGGGCGCGGTATACGTGAGCGGCGGCTTTTCTGGCAACGCCAGAGCGGGAGAATGTGAGTTGGCCGCGGAGAATGCCGCCGGCCTGTCGGAGGTCGCGACCGGCACGCTCGCCGGATTCACGCCGACCGACAAGGCCACCGACCTCAGCAGTCTGTCCTTCCGCAACGGCGCCGGCGAGCCCGTCACGCTCGCGGATTTCTCCGGAAAGACCGTCCTTCTCAATCTCTGGGCCACCTGGTGTGCGCCCTGCCGGGCGGAAATGCCGTCCCTCGACAACCTCGAGGACCAGCGCGGATCGGACGACTTCCAGGTCGTGGCGGTTTCGGTCGACACCAAGACCGACGGCCGGGCCGAAAAGTTCTACGAGGAAACCGGCATCGACGATCTCGTCTTCTTCATCGAACCGACCCTCACCCTGTTCAACACGCTGAAGGAAAACGGGCTCGCCTACGGCATGCCGACCACCCTTCTGATCGACGGGAACGGCTGTCATGTCGGCAGCCTGAACGGGCCCGCGGAATGGGATGCGCCGGAAGCGCTCGCGCTGGTCGATGCGGCGCTCGCGGAACGGGACGGCACCTCCGCCGAATAG
- the argH gene encoding argininosuccinate lyase — MSNRMWGGRFESAPDAIMEEINASIDFDRTLFAQDIAGSRAHASMLMAQSIVDQKDGEAILEGLDRIEAEIRDGSFQFSRALEDIHMNVESRLAELIGPAAGRLHTGRSRNDQVATDFRLWVRDAVDAIETGLQELQAAFLDQAEAHSATIMPGFTHLQTAQPVTFGHHLLAYVEMIGRDRGRFADARARLNECPLGAAALAGTAFPIDREATAAALGFDRPTANSIDSVSDRDFALEAMSAATITALHLSRLAEEIVIWCSAPFSFVTLSDKFTTGSSIMPQKRNPDAAELVRAKTGRILGALTTLVTVMKGLPLAYSKDMQEDKEPVFDALPTLTLCVAAMTGMVRDIVPNEKAMRRAAGGGYSTATDLADWLVREAGLPFREAHHVTGRVVAIASESGRTLDQLSVEEMKAVDDRIDERVKGVLSVAKSVASRTSYGGTAPKNVRAQVKRWRRRLDREAASGRSRKADGR; from the coding sequence ATGAGCAACCGGATGTGGGGCGGACGCTTCGAGAGCGCTCCCGACGCCATCATGGAGGAGATCAATGCCTCCATCGACTTCGACAGGACACTGTTCGCCCAGGATATCGCCGGCTCCCGCGCCCATGCCTCAATGCTCATGGCGCAGTCCATCGTCGACCAGAAAGATGGAGAGGCGATCCTCGAAGGTCTAGACCGGATCGAGGCGGAGATCCGCGACGGATCGTTCCAGTTCTCCCGGGCGCTCGAGGACATCCACATGAACGTGGAATCGCGGCTGGCGGAACTGATCGGACCGGCGGCGGGCCGGCTGCACACCGGCCGCTCCCGAAACGATCAGGTCGCGACCGATTTCCGCCTCTGGGTGCGCGATGCCGTCGACGCGATCGAGACCGGGCTGCAGGAGCTTCAGGCCGCCTTCCTCGACCAGGCGGAGGCCCATTCGGCCACCATCATGCCGGGCTTCACCCACCTCCAGACCGCGCAGCCGGTGACCTTCGGGCATCACCTTCTCGCCTATGTGGAGATGATCGGGCGCGACCGCGGTCGCTTCGCCGATGCCCGCGCGCGGCTCAACGAATGTCCGCTCGGTGCGGCCGCCCTTGCCGGCACGGCCTTTCCGATCGACCGGGAAGCGACGGCGGCGGCACTCGGCTTCGACCGTCCGACGGCGAATTCCATCGATTCGGTCTCCGACCGGGATTTCGCGCTGGAGGCGATGTCGGCGGCGACGATCACCGCGCTGCACCTGTCGCGGCTGGCCGAAGAGATCGTGATCTGGTGCTCGGCGCCGTTCTCGTTCGTGACGCTGTCGGACAAGTTCACCACCGGCTCCTCGATCATGCCGCAGAAGCGCAACCCGGACGCGGCCGAGCTGGTGCGGGCCAAGACCGGTCGGATTCTCGGTGCGCTGACCACGCTGGTCACGGTCATGAAGGGGCTGCCGCTGGCCTATTCCAAGGACATGCAGGAGGACAAGGAGCCGGTCTTCGACGCGCTCCCGACGCTGACCCTGTGCGTGGCCGCGATGACCGGCATGGTGCGTGACATCGTTCCCAACGAGAAGGCGATGCGGCGCGCCGCCGGCGGCGGCTATTCGACGGCCACCGACCTTGCCGACTGGCTCGTGCGGGAGGCGGGGCTGCCGTTCCGCGAAGCCCACCACGTCACGGGGCGCGTCGTGGCGATCGCATCGGAGAGCGGCCGCACGCTCGACCAGCTTTCGGTGGAGGAGATGAAGGCGGTCGACGACCGCATCGACGAGCGCGTCAAGGGCGTGCTCTCGGTGGCCAAGTCGGTCGCGAGCCGCACCAGCTACGGCGGCACGGCGCCCAAAAACGTGCGTGCCCAGGTCAAACGCTGGCGGCGGCGCCTTGACCGGGAGGCCGCGTCGGGTCGATCAAGGAAGGCGGACGGACGGTGA
- a CDS encoding TIGR02302 family protein, protein MARLNGTADEDSGADARDPVAERVERLIRQARLSLLWERLWPALALPLGVAILFLSVSWLGFWLVAPVWLHMAVLAILGLGFLASLVPLARFNMPTRNEAVRRLEHQSDVPHRPLTAYRDAPSADLDPASRALWTAHRTRMAAALDRVSARLPSPQLFRRDPYALRSVVGILLFIGLAAGSGQYWERVRAAFVMPEPSSAGPTLRLDAWVSPPAYTGMAPIFLTGANRPADAGPIRVPVGSELVLRIQGVDDVTVSRAAGDATEAIEPVAVSEGTTGDAAPDGPREATIVLDSDSTVEVASGGRSLQRWPFAVEADGAPAIRFTEDPTATARGALELRYQTEDDYGVTEARAEFRLVEPPSGISAEEDRRPLIEAPDFALSLPGRRDGLGDARTTQDLSGHPWAGARVAVTLVATDEQGQEGRSETRQFVLPMRPFYQPLAQALIEQRRIQAYDANSQPRVIDALSSLMLYPDPVFATDGHFLAVDFVYRQLVAARDDEALRNVLDSLWEVAVLIEDGELSDAERALKAAQEALRQALQNGASDEEISRLTRELREAMNRYMRELAQQAMRNPQSMQQMDPNAQTMTSQDLDRMLSQIEELAKSGARDQAEQLLSEMQRMMENLQAGQPQMMPQSGMGQMEQMLDELGKMIQRQQELMNDTHRLDRQRGQQGQQGQQGEGQQGQDGMSRSPQELADELRRLQESQGQLGQSLQELMERLLDQGLEPNQQLGDAGQSMGRAEGELGQGQPGEAIGDQADALEQLREGAQSMAQQMAGDGTQPGGNQPGQTAQGQERDPLGRFRRNEGSDMTSRVQIPDEIDVQRARRILEELRNRLSDPQRPALELDYLERLLPGN, encoded by the coding sequence ATGGCCCGATTGAATGGCACAGCGGACGAGGACAGCGGCGCCGATGCGCGCGATCCGGTCGCGGAGCGCGTCGAACGCCTGATCCGGCAAGCCCGGCTGTCGCTGCTCTGGGAGCGGCTGTGGCCGGCCCTGGCTCTGCCACTCGGGGTGGCAATCCTCTTCCTGTCCGTCTCGTGGCTTGGATTCTGGCTGGTTGCCCCGGTCTGGTTGCACATGGCCGTGCTCGCCATTCTGGGGCTGGGCTTCCTGGCCTCGCTGGTGCCGCTGGCCCGCTTCAACATGCCGACCCGCAATGAGGCGGTGCGCAGGCTGGAGCACCAGTCCGACGTCCCCCACCGTCCGCTCACCGCCTATCGCGACGCGCCGTCCGCCGACCTCGACCCGGCGTCTCGCGCGCTGTGGACGGCGCACCGCACGCGCATGGCAGCAGCGCTCGATCGCGTCTCTGCCCGTCTGCCGTCTCCGCAGCTCTTCCGCCGCGATCCCTATGCCCTGCGCTCGGTCGTCGGCATTCTTCTGTTCATCGGTCTGGCCGCCGGTTCCGGACAATACTGGGAGCGCGTGCGGGCCGCCTTCGTCATGCCCGAGCCGAGTTCGGCCGGTCCCACCCTGCGTCTCGATGCCTGGGTCTCGCCGCCGGCCTATACGGGGATGGCTCCGATCTTCCTCACCGGCGCGAACCGGCCGGCCGATGCGGGCCCGATCCGGGTCCCGGTTGGCAGCGAACTGGTGCTGCGGATTCAGGGCGTCGACGATGTGACCGTCTCGCGGGCGGCCGGAGACGCCACCGAGGCGATCGAGCCGGTCGCCGTCAGCGAGGGGACGACGGGCGATGCCGCGCCCGACGGCCCGCGCGAAGCGACCATCGTTCTGGATTCCGATTCGACGGTGGAGGTGGCCAGCGGCGGCCGGTCCCTGCAGCGCTGGCCGTTCGCGGTGGAGGCCGATGGGGCCCCGGCGATCCGGTTCACCGAGGACCCCACGGCGACGGCGCGCGGCGCGCTCGAGCTGCGCTACCAGACCGAGGATGACTACGGCGTGACCGAGGCCCGGGCCGAATTCCGGCTGGTCGAGCCGCCGTCGGGCATCTCCGCCGAAGAGGATCGCCGGCCGCTGATCGAGGCGCCTGATTTCGCGCTGTCTCTTCCCGGACGCCGGGACGGTCTGGGCGACGCCCGCACGACCCAGGATCTCTCCGGCCATCCCTGGGCCGGTGCGCGCGTCGCGGTGACGCTGGTTGCCACCGACGAGCAGGGCCAGGAAGGGCGAAGCGAAACGCGCCAATTCGTGCTGCCGATGCGGCCGTTCTATCAGCCGTTGGCTCAGGCTCTGATCGAGCAGCGCCGGATCCAGGCCTACGATGCGAACAGCCAGCCGCGGGTGATCGACGCGCTGTCGTCCCTGATGCTCTATCCCGATCCGGTCTTCGCCACCGACGGGCATTTCCTGGCCGTCGATTTCGTCTACCGCCAACTCGTGGCCGCCCGCGACGATGAGGCGTTGCGCAACGTCCTTGATTCGCTCTGGGAGGTCGCGGTCCTGATCGAGGACGGCGAGCTGTCCGACGCCGAGCGCGCCCTCAAGGCAGCCCAGGAGGCGCTTCGGCAGGCATTGCAGAACGGCGCCTCCGACGAGGAGATCTCACGGCTCACCCGGGAACTGCGCGAGGCGATGAACCGCTACATGCGCGAGCTGGCGCAGCAGGCGATGCGCAATCCCCAGTCCATGCAGCAGATGGATCCGAACGCGCAGACCATGACCTCGCAGGATCTCGACCGCATGCTGTCCCAGATCGAGGAACTGGCGAAGTCGGGCGCGCGCGATCAGGCCGAGCAGCTCCTGTCGGAGATGCAGCGCATGATGGAGAACCTGCAGGCCGGCCAGCCCCAGATGATGCCCCAGTCCGGAATGGGGCAGATGGAGCAGATGCTCGACGAGCTGGGCAAGATGATCCAGCGCCAGCAGGAGCTGATGAACGACACCCACCGGCTCGACCGGCAGCGTGGCCAGCAGGGCCAGCAAGGTCAGCAGGGCGAGGGGCAGCAAGGTCAGGACGGCATGAGCCGCAGCCCCCAGGAACTGGCCGACGAGCTGCGCCGCCTGCAGGAGAGCCAGGGCCAGCTCGGGCAGAGCCTGCAGGAGCTCATGGAGCGCCTGCTTGACCAGGGTCTGGAACCGAACCAGCAGCTCGGCGACGCCGGCCAGTCCATGGGCCGCGCCGAAGGCGAACTCGGCCAGGGCCAGCCGGGCGAGGCGATCGGCGATCAGGCGGACGCGCTCGAACAGCTGCGTGAGGGCGCCCAGTCGATGGCGCAGCAGATGGCCGGCGACGGGACCCAGCCCGGCGGTAACCAGCCCGGACAGACGGCCCAGGGCCAGGAACGCGATCCGCTCGGGCGCTTCCGGCGCAACGAAGGGTCGGACATGACGAGCCGGGTGCAGATTCCCGACGAGATCGACGTGCAGCGCGCGCGCCGCATCCTGGAGGAATTGCGCAACCGGCTGAGCGATCCGCAGCGTCCGGCGCTGGAGCTCGACTATCTGGAACGGCTGCTTCCCGGAAACTGA